From the Desulforegula conservatrix Mb1Pa genome, one window contains:
- a CDS encoding glutamate-cysteine ligase family protein, producing MKKITCGIELEVPAADLKTGETVAMKYCEHTGFDNGFNLPELSLGPVESLYCLNRLIRQKLKKLSTHLGHSGIGLVNFSEHPFVKISPEFYHKMCVPRPIYKYWREVRGWDHSCGIDAKAHMSPSFGVTAERAVDAVNVMLGFSPAFIAIYANSPFEGGDITENIENRLTLWTRMFADCLYPSDRNAGSRTSYFASLKDYFQWMYGDNFIHALPDSCSHFKACGDVFVPLEPVTYDAFFASKGVYAKGIIRGETRFIEPAVYHQEYFQFSKFIDARIRFTLKDIYNPSEFMKNLDAFDEIAENIYIEMRSPGTNLPDRFIRETAGDQVADSVIISVCALMKGLLCNMDEALGHLPDDFIALRTSAIRESMSNGSLREFAGKMIEIARGGLDESEKWMLSFPEYIFEKGISNGMRGIGEFNSGKKLDSILLERMLQL from the coding sequence TTGAAAAAAATAACATGCGGAATAGAACTTGAAGTGCCAGCGGCGGATTTGAAAACTGGTGAAACAGTGGCGATGAAGTACTGTGAGCACACGGGTTTTGACAACGGTTTTAATCTGCCCGAGCTTTCACTTGGGCCAGTTGAAAGCCTTTATTGTCTGAACAGGCTGATAAGGCAAAAGCTAAAAAAGTTGTCAACGCATTTAGGGCATTCTGGTATTGGTCTGGTCAATTTTTCTGAACACCCCTTTGTCAAAATATCACCTGAATTTTACCACAAAATGTGTGTTCCAAGACCAATATATAAATACTGGCGTGAAGTCCGGGGCTGGGATCACAGCTGTGGTATTGATGCCAAGGCACATATGAGCCCAAGTTTCGGAGTGACTGCTGAAAGAGCCGTGGATGCCGTCAACGTAATGCTTGGGTTTTCACCTGCATTCATTGCCATATATGCGAACAGCCCTTTTGAAGGGGGGGACATAACAGAAAACATTGAGAACAGACTGACATTGTGGACGAGAATGTTTGCTGACTGCCTTTATCCTTCAGACAGGAATGCTGGATCAAGAACATCCTATTTTGCTTCTCTTAAGGATTATTTTCAGTGGATGTACGGAGATAATTTCATTCATGCACTCCCTGATTCGTGTTCCCATTTCAAGGCATGCGGTGATGTTTTTGTTCCTTTGGAACCTGTAACTTACGACGCTTTCTTTGCGTCAAAAGGGGTTTATGCAAAAGGCATTATCCGTGGTGAAACAAGATTCATAGAGCCTGCCGTTTATCATCAGGAATATTTTCAGTTTTCCAAGTTTATCGATGCCAGGATAAGGTTTACCCTCAAGGATATCTATAATCCTTCTGAGTTCATGAAGAATTTAGATGCATTCGATGAAATAGCAGAAAACATTTATATAGAGATGCGGTCGCCAGGAACCAATCTTCCTGATCGGTTTATAAGGGAAACTGCTGGTGATCAGGTCGCAGACTCTGTGATTATCTCAGTATGCGCATTGATGAAAGGGCTTCTGTGCAATATGGACGAGGCACTGGGGCATCTGCCGGATGACTTTATTGCGTTAAGAACATCTGCAATCCGCGAGTCCATGTCAAATGGAAGCTTAAGAGAATTTGCCGGAAAGATGATTGAAATTGCTCGCGGAGGTCTTGACGAATCTGAAAAATGGATGCTGTCTTTCCCTGAATATATTTTTGAAAAAGGCATCAGTAACGGAATGCGAGGGATTGGAGAATTTAATTCCGGGAAGAAACTGGACAGCATTTTGCTTGAACGGATGCTGCAATTATAA
- a CDS encoding PQQ-dependent sugar dehydrogenase, protein MNTPQKKWAQITFLVGLAVIFGYLLSDIYQNRYELKSKIEFIKSSKKTKTSISEKDIIDRIVCPEEYRISIFASGLNGARFMKVTEKGDVLLSTPSSGRIMLLARDSNGDGKADGAQELLSGLNKPHGIDIWGKYLYVAETDSVGRIDFDPAGRKVSGEYTRLITGIPTGGHWTRTLRFGPDGRMYVSIGSSCNVCIEKDQRRAAILRYDADGSKEKIFASGLRNTVGFDWNPADGRMYGTDNGRDRLGDDFPPCELNLIRENGFYGWPYVNGDNIADPDFGKNNERKISESIKPVHKFRAHNAPLGITFLKSVSTPENYRNSALVALHGSWNRSRKDGYKIVSIKWEKDGSITEQDFLTGFLRSSDDNVVGRPVDVVEDDFGNLYVSDDYAGFVYMLRPVGKDIIKSSSAYSEKLWETHSCASCHDAEKNTDGIVTRPLAGLSEKYSKEKLSAFLKTPTPPMPDNSMTDSELEIMAGYLIVKYP, encoded by the coding sequence ATGAACACCCCCCAAAAAAAATGGGCCCAGATCACCTTTCTTGTCGGCCTTGCCGTTATCTTTGGGTACCTTCTTTCAGATATATACCAAAATAGATATGAGCTGAAATCGAAGATCGAATTCATTAAAAGCTCTAAAAAAACAAAGACTTCGATTTCGGAAAAAGATATTATCGACAGAATTGTGTGCCCTGAGGAATACAGAATTAGCATATTTGCTTCCGGACTTAATGGCGCGCGTTTCATGAAGGTAACTGAAAAAGGTGATGTACTTCTGAGCACTCCTTCATCCGGGAGAATAATGCTTCTTGCAAGGGACTCAAATGGAGACGGTAAGGCAGATGGGGCTCAAGAGCTTCTTTCCGGCCTTAATAAACCTCATGGAATTGATATTTGGGGGAAGTATCTTTACGTGGCTGAAACCGATTCTGTCGGCAGAATAGATTTTGATCCGGCGGGTCGTAAGGTTTCCGGAGAATATACGCGCCTGATAACAGGTATCCCTACAGGCGGTCACTGGACAAGAACGCTGAGGTTTGGGCCTGACGGCAGAATGTATGTTTCGATAGGCTCAAGTTGCAATGTTTGTATTGAAAAGGATCAGCGAAGGGCAGCAATATTAAGATACGATGCGGACGGATCTAAGGAAAAGATTTTTGCGTCCGGACTCAGAAATACAGTGGGGTTTGACTGGAACCCGGCCGACGGCCGGATGTACGGGACAGACAACGGAAGGGACCGGCTGGGTGATGATTTCCCTCCATGCGAACTCAATCTGATCAGGGAAAACGGCTTTTATGGATGGCCGTATGTCAATGGTGACAACATAGCTGATCCTGATTTCGGAAAGAATAACGAAAGAAAAATTTCAGAATCAATAAAACCGGTTCACAAATTCAGGGCTCACAATGCTCCACTTGGCATAACTTTTCTTAAAAGTGTTTCCACCCCGGAAAATTATCGAAATTCCGCATTGGTCGCGCTTCATGGTTCGTGGAACAGGAGCAGGAAAGACGGCTATAAGATCGTCTCCATTAAATGGGAAAAAGATGGCTCCATAACAGAACAGGATTTTCTTACAGGTTTTCTAAGAAGCTCGGATGATAATGTGGTAGGCAGACCCGTTGACGTTGTGGAAGACGATTTCGGCAATTTATATGTGTCTGATGATTACGCTGGTTTTGTTTATATGCTGAGGCCAGTTGGAAAAGATATTATAAAATCATCTTCGGCTTATTCTGAAAAGTTATGGGAAACCCACTCATGCGCTTCATGCCATGACGCTGAAAAAAATACAGATGGCATTGTAACAAGGCCCCTTGCAGGGCTTTCAGAAAAGTATTCAAAGGAAAAGCTTTCCGCATTTCTTAAAACCCCGACACCTCCGATGCCTGATAATTCCATGACCGATTCTGAGCTTGAAATTATGGCAGGGTATCTGATTGTAAAATATCCATAA
- a CDS encoding B12-binding domain-containing radical SAM protein, protein MSDKKVLLIHPPFCMPDKPYISTAVLYSYLAKQGIDVSVFDLNIEFYREYLSLANIGKAIDFIDKRFKDLDNNPALETLEIQEHLKLKALKSSMTGNPPPFHLLFKNGALRNSEQFILFGMGLNIVNTLYYPESLEFLITTGYIRYKSNGNKFSSHDIIDSIKKPSLYSFVIEKILSAYFTDKNPDIVGISVSFPDQVLPAFYAASVIKKIRPKTHICFGGTFVSSHLRDISNINLFDHVDTFILDEGENPLLELINCLNESRSFDHIPGLIYRCGSKICKNEPGNTSLNKLLPQPDYLSVDLDKYLVNTDSMALLFRLSQGCYWHKCSFCRTELSFVKNHVRAELNEITPWIIRLVQQTPVRILHFTDDAADPDLLSELSLFLLEKNISISWVTNMRFDSRITLEKLDLYKRAGCRAIYFGLESCNDRILKKMKKGISMKFVEKTLKNCAESAIPVNLYMIVGFPTETEEEALESFSIVYEWKKKGLAQQVIYNIFEISGWSDISSNLQDYGITEAFHSPSLDLHPPVTDFKCSGMERSKAELFCFDFITKLGKVSSYTKKGVMDLLCT, encoded by the coding sequence ATGTCAGATAAAAAGGTACTCCTTATTCATCCACCATTTTGTATGCCGGACAAGCCATATATAAGTACGGCAGTTCTTTACTCTTATCTGGCTAAACAAGGAATAGATGTTTCTGTTTTTGACCTTAATATTGAGTTTTACAGGGAATATCTTTCCTTGGCCAATATTGGCAAAGCTATAGATTTTATAGATAAAAGATTTAAGGATCTTGACAACAATCCAGCCCTTGAAACTCTCGAAATCCAGGAACACCTGAAACTGAAAGCACTAAAAAGCAGCATGACAGGCAATCCACCGCCATTTCATCTGCTTTTTAAAAACGGCGCCTTGCGCAATTCAGAACAGTTCATATTATTTGGTATGGGGCTGAATATCGTCAATACCCTCTATTATCCCGAATCCCTCGAATTTTTAATAACTACCGGGTATATTAGGTACAAGAGTAATGGCAACAAATTTTCAAGTCATGACATAATCGACAGTATTAAAAAACCGTCGCTTTATTCATTTGTAATTGAAAAAATCTTATCTGCGTATTTTACAGATAAAAATCCTGATATTGTCGGCATATCCGTATCTTTTCCAGATCAGGTTCTTCCGGCTTTTTATGCTGCTTCAGTAATTAAAAAAATCCGTCCGAAAACTCATATATGTTTTGGTGGGACATTTGTTTCAAGCCATTTACGTGACATCAGCAATATCAATCTTTTTGATCATGTTGATACTTTTATCCTTGATGAGGGTGAAAACCCACTTCTTGAACTGATTAACTGTCTGAATGAATCAAGGTCTTTTGACCACATTCCAGGGCTGATTTACAGATGCGGAAGCAAAATCTGTAAAAATGAGCCGGGCAACACCAGTTTGAATAAATTACTGCCCCAACCTGATTATTTATCTGTCGATCTTGATAAGTATCTTGTTAATACTGATTCCATGGCACTTTTATTCAGATTATCCCAGGGATGTTACTGGCATAAGTGCAGCTTTTGCAGGACCGAACTTTCATTTGTTAAAAATCATGTCCGTGCAGAATTAAATGAAATAACCCCATGGATCATAAGACTTGTGCAGCAAACTCCGGTTCGCATTCTGCATTTTACCGATGATGCAGCAGATCCTGATCTGCTTTCAGAACTGTCATTGTTCCTTCTTGAAAAAAACATATCCATATCCTGGGTCACAAATATGCGTTTTGATAGCAGAATCACCCTTGAAAAATTAGATCTATATAAGAGAGCCGGTTGCCGGGCCATATATTTCGGACTGGAATCATGCAATGACAGGATTCTTAAAAAAATGAAAAAGGGCATTTCAATGAAATTCGTTGAAAAAACCCTGAAGAACTGTGCTGAATCTGCAATACCTGTAAATCTCTATATGATTGTCGGGTTTCCAACTGAAACAGAGGAAGAAGCCCTGGAAAGTTTTTCAATTGTATATGAATGGAAGAAAAAAGGGCTTGCCCAACAAGTAATATATAATATTTTTGAAATTTCAGGATGGTCAGATATTTCATCTAATCTTCAGGATTATGGCATAACAGAAGCATTTCATTCTCCATCGCTCGATCTGCACCCACCAGTAACTGATTTTAAATGCAGCGGCATGGAACGATCTAAAGCGGAATTATTTTGTTTTGATTTCATTACAAAACTGGGAAAAGTAAGTTCATACACTAAGAAAGGGGTGATGGATTTACTCTGTACTTAA
- a CDS encoding glycosyltransferase encodes MTSGNFKIKLLRICSSSTNISADVFDNLFRENIGSLFSTEYISSMEFVSLVSKKSGLFELLNKYDYICPDYKMMAVVPWFMQLRNHNNLSFGIVFITHSPGIYGLEWYLMQNLICNKDIIIAPSNFSGRVITLLAPSLKSNLEIINHPINLKSNHNKTQNRGNKIVTLSRIVDNKLIHRQIDAMGLIVHKYGYDHLKMFIGGNLNDSESGELTHYARLLYLKIKLLKLEQNVFLTGEISAPGKKAFFMDSFVSVNLSRTLEEAFPKVSVEALSFGIPVVSTLWNGFRETVGSAGILLDLEIDSNGRADVDSDDLARAIIRLYEEPVYEDICHNQIKKYDFSALKKKYIDIISDRVSRDTAPTMVNKEYFGLLDTISFLKVFTHSELMKYHTEWVENYFKAIRSNNSETLQTGEVFFRYFVSEALNQILTGFYSFKYSEDILYDFKPIKALSESGAVADFREKMRQSIYISNNSHSKKTLLRIFSERPDQELLKEAILHFKSTEEDIPLMEYFIHYADYLDEKYSEVCTFYNKYYRSLRPDLSQAENMCLWSRAAMKCNDTKGAIEYLGKWLKRYITEPEASKIHIEYMKLLLNTPGIPRKTIDQQLENINEISFDRKLFKKLEIAAYVR; translated from the coding sequence ATGACATCCGGAAATTTTAAAATAAAATTGCTGCGGATATGCAGCTCATCCACAAATATCAGCGCTGATGTATTTGATAATCTGTTCAGAGAGAATATCGGGTCATTGTTCTCGACCGAGTATATTTCTTCCATGGAATTTGTATCCTTGGTTTCAAAAAAATCCGGTCTTTTTGAATTATTAAATAAATACGATTATATCTGCCCGGATTACAAGATGATGGCTGTTGTACCATGGTTCATGCAACTTAGAAATCATAACAATCTGTCCTTCGGAATAGTCTTTATCACACACAGCCCTGGAATCTACGGCTTGGAATGGTATCTGATGCAGAATTTGATCTGCAACAAGGATATTATCATCGCTCCAAGCAATTTTTCAGGTCGTGTGATAACTCTTTTGGCCCCCTCCCTTAAATCCAATTTAGAGATCATTAACCACCCAATTAATTTGAAAAGCAATCACAATAAGACTCAGAACAGGGGCAACAAAATAGTCACCTTGAGTCGCATTGTTGATAACAAACTCATTCATCGCCAGATTGACGCCATGGGGTTAATTGTTCACAAATATGGATATGATCACCTTAAAATGTTTATAGGCGGCAACCTTAATGATTCTGAATCCGGTGAACTGACACACTATGCGCGCCTTCTATATTTGAAAATAAAACTTTTAAAACTTGAACAGAATGTGTTTTTGACCGGAGAGATTTCAGCCCCGGGGAAAAAAGCTTTTTTTATGGATTCGTTTGTATCTGTTAATCTGTCAAGAACCCTTGAGGAGGCATTCCCAAAGGTGAGTGTCGAAGCCCTCAGTTTCGGGATTCCAGTTGTGTCAACACTATGGAACGGATTCAGGGAAACTGTTGGTTCTGCCGGGATATTATTGGATCTTGAGATTGATTCCAATGGAAGAGCCGATGTGGATTCGGATGATCTGGCAAGAGCCATTATAAGATTATATGAAGAGCCTGTCTATGAAGACATCTGCCACAATCAAATAAAAAAATATGATTTTTCAGCACTAAAAAAAAAATACATTGATATTATTTCAGATCGTGTTTCAAGGGACACTGCCCCCACCATGGTAAATAAAGAATATTTCGGGCTTCTTGATACCATATCTTTTTTAAAAGTGTTTACCCATAGTGAACTGATGAAATATCACACAGAATGGGTGGAGAATTATTTTAAAGCTATTAGAAGCAATAACTCGGAAACTTTACAAACTGGAGAAGTCTTTTTCAGGTATTTTGTTTCCGAGGCTTTAAATCAGATACTTACCGGATTTTACTCATTTAAGTACTCCGAGGATATTCTATATGATTTCAAACCGATTAAAGCTTTAAGTGAATCAGGAGCGGTAGCTGATTTTCGTGAAAAAATGCGCCAAAGCATATACATATCAAACAATAGCCACTCAAAAAAAACTTTGCTCAGAATTTTTTCTGAACGCCCTGATCAGGAGCTCCTTAAAGAAGCCATTCTGCATTTTAAGAGTACAGAGGAAGATATTCCCTTAATGGAGTATTTCATACATTATGCAGATTATCTGGATGAAAAATACTCGGAAGTATGCACTTTTTATAACAAATATTACCGTTCCTTGCGGCCAGACTTGAGTCAGGCTGAAAATATGTGTCTTTGGTCCAGAGCAGCCATGAAGTGCAATGATACAAAAGGGGCTATCGAATATCTTGGCAAATGGCTTAAGCGTTATATCACCGAACCCGAAGCCTCGAAAATCCACATTGAGTATATGAAACTCCTGCTCAACACGCCTGGTATACCAAGGAAAACAATAGATCAGCAGCTTGAAAACATAAACGAAATCAGCTTTGACAGAAAACTATTTAAAAAATTAGAGATAGCAGCCTATGTCAGATAA
- a CDS encoding TfuA-like protein, with protein sequence MKIVVFCGPTISAEEASKIIEADFRPPIKHGDMISCVYNDRPDIIVIIDGVFIDKLSIWHNEINEALNKGVTVYGTSAMGAIRAAEMQKWGMRGVGEVFNLFSEGTIEADDEVFCDYSAINGIYHKKTIPVVNLRYILSNATKAAIIKENQADDILTATKALFYKDRTIAIIISTCLENSIINETEAQSLFEYISASQLDIQKQDAVLCLESVKKLKSEDLDRKEKNFQYDLFFEALYERDRGTKNGNDYHSFYKIANDYAMYSSDIESVNDAALNKKICALIADNFNIEVSDEDIAAEKALFTQRHRISGDKEYHEWLKGNDLTENEFNELLSEAVKINKLQNWYSTRLGFAKNTRYLLEELKLSNQYTEWKQKSINIHEKLKNSREEITETFNDNDLNKLVAIFLKRNSRPWESAPFNFIKKIGMNPQAFKYLLARDKTLSEIVAKEIYGDA encoded by the coding sequence ATGAAAATAGTCGTATTTTGCGGACCTACTATTTCTGCTGAAGAAGCATCGAAAATTATAGAAGCTGATTTCAGGCCACCTATAAAACACGGTGATATGATCAGCTGTGTTTACAATGACCGGCCAGATATCATAGTGATTATTGATGGTGTTTTTATTGATAAACTGTCAATCTGGCATAACGAAATCAACGAAGCTTTAAACAAGGGCGTCACCGTATATGGCACATCTGCCATGGGAGCAATCAGGGCCGCAGAAATGCAGAAATGGGGAATGCGCGGAGTTGGCGAGGTTTTCAACCTGTTTTCTGAAGGAACGATAGAGGCAGACGACGAAGTCTTCTGTGATTATTCAGCTATAAATGGGATTTATCACAAAAAAACCATTCCAGTAGTTAATCTGAGATATATTTTATCAAATGCTACAAAAGCTGCCATTATAAAAGAAAACCAGGCAGATGATATTCTTACAGCAACAAAGGCACTGTTTTATAAAGACCGAACCATTGCAATAATTATCAGCACATGCCTCGAGAACTCCATCATTAATGAGACCGAGGCCCAATCCCTTTTTGAGTATATCAGTGCCTCACAGTTAGACATACAAAAGCAGGACGCTGTCCTGTGCCTTGAATCAGTTAAAAAATTAAAATCTGAAGATCTGGACAGAAAAGAAAAAAACTTTCAATACGATCTTTTTTTTGAAGCACTTTATGAGCGTGACCGTGGAACAAAAAACGGGAACGATTATCATTCATTTTACAAGATTGCAAATGACTACGCCATGTATTCATCGGATATTGAGTCTGTAAATGACGCAGCCCTGAACAAAAAAATCTGCGCACTGATTGCCGATAATTTTAATATTGAAGTATCTGATGAAGACATTGCAGCCGAGAAAGCCCTTTTTACCCAAAGACATCGGATAAGTGGTGACAAGGAATACCATGAATGGCTAAAAGGTAATGATCTGACTGAAAATGAATTCAATGAGCTGCTCTCCGAAGCTGTAAAGATCAACAAACTCCAGAACTGGTATTCCACAAGACTTGGATTTGCCAAGAACACGCGTTATCTGTTGGAAGAGCTAAAACTAAGCAATCAGTACACAGAGTGGAAGCAAAAAAGCATCAATATACATGAGAAATTAAAAAATTCGCGGGAAGAAATAACCGAAACGTTTAATGATAATGATCTTAACAAATTAGTCGCAATTTTTCTAAAACGCAATTCAAGACCATGGGAATCCGCTCCGTTCAATTTTATTAAGAAAATAGGTATGAATCCCCAGGCATTCAAATATCTTCTCGCCAGGGATAAAACCCTGTCAGAGATTGTAGCCAAGGAAATATACGGCGACGCATGA
- a CDS encoding YcaO-like family protein: MNLQIKEGITLFDRQYQSCCGNGKHSHYLPEEEAFRIVWDEGTRIGITRIADVTGFDRVGIPVYNSIKPTTNGSCVQHGKGLTRTSSKISALMESFERYHSVNPDIKSFEATYDEVSRDMAVIPFEKLLHIKGSLLRKDMPILWTEGWDIANNVKTAAPLAMVELAGKKSQNKTFKTGHMQVSSNGLSAGFHILEAIIQGLLEVIERDGITCHTYKSGALKLPVPEKLIEPESIPYPEVKELFEIFTKAGIAPFLYDCSTDIGIPVYNCFLFDNLHPEYMCVHGMGAGLHPREAMLRALTESAQSRVVFNAGSRDLFFQEEFEISCNNSSRAIFPIAQKQKKYTFDSTQEIEEMPDYVKQINYCIHKLKSSGMEQVLIFPLVPENNKIQVVRVLVPGAEGYIVSSYYPGDRALDYLKGVKK; the protein is encoded by the coding sequence ATGAATTTACAGATAAAAGAAGGCATCACTCTTTTTGACAGGCAATATCAATCCTGTTGTGGGAATGGTAAACATTCTCATTATTTGCCGGAAGAAGAGGCATTCCGGATAGTATGGGATGAAGGCACCAGGATAGGTATTACACGGATTGCAGATGTAACCGGATTTGATAGAGTTGGTATTCCTGTGTATAACTCCATCAAACCGACAACTAACGGATCATGTGTACAGCACGGCAAGGGTCTTACAAGAACCTCATCAAAAATATCAGCACTCATGGAATCCTTTGAAAGATATCATTCCGTCAATCCGGATATTAAATCATTCGAAGCAACCTACGATGAAGTATCCCGTGACATGGCTGTGATTCCATTTGAAAAATTGCTGCATATAAAAGGATCATTGCTCAGGAAAGACATGCCTATTCTTTGGACCGAGGGTTGGGATATCGCCAACAATGTAAAAACAGCTGCTCCTCTTGCCATGGTTGAACTCGCTGGTAAAAAGTCTCAGAACAAGACATTTAAAACAGGACATATGCAGGTTTCCTCAAATGGCCTTTCTGCTGGTTTTCATATTCTTGAGGCCATAATTCAGGGCTTGCTCGAGGTTATTGAGCGCGACGGAATCACATGCCATACTTATAAATCAGGTGCTCTTAAACTGCCAGTGCCGGAAAAGCTGATTGAACCTGAGTCAATTCCCTATCCTGAAGTAAAAGAGCTTTTTGAAATATTTACCAAAGCTGGAATAGCGCCTTTTCTTTATGATTGTTCCACAGATATTGGTATTCCAGTATATAACTGCTTTCTTTTTGATAATCTGCACCCGGAATATATGTGTGTTCATGGGATGGGAGCAGGACTGCATCCAAGGGAAGCAATGCTTCGTGCCTTAACGGAAAGTGCTCAGTCCAGAGTTGTTTTTAATGCAGGAAGCAGGGATCTTTTTTTCCAGGAAGAGTTTGAAATATCATGCAACAATAGCTCCAGAGCCATTTTCCCCATAGCCCAGAAACAGAAGAAGTATACTTTTGATTCAACTCAGGAAATTGAGGAAATGCCTGATTATGTGAAACAGATTAATTACTGTATTCATAAATTAAAATCTTCAGGAATGGAACAGGTTCTGATTTTCCCACTGGTTCCGGAGAATAATAAAATCCAGGTTGTAAGAGTGCTGGTTCCAGGAGCAGAAGGCTATATTGTTTCATCGTATTACCCTGGAGACAGAGCCCTTGATTATTTGAAAGGGGTTAAAAAATGA
- a CDS encoding Nif11-like leader peptide family RiPP precursor: MSLDDAKKMIEKLKTEKGLMEKVKAADNEGKKKIAKDMGLAFTADEMKEAIKADSKLSDEDLDTVAGGASATWVTVGVTSVGAAATCGW; this comes from the coding sequence ATGTCTTTAGATGATGCAAAAAAAATGATCGAAAAGCTCAAAACAGAAAAAGGGCTTATGGAAAAGGTCAAAGCTGCGGATAATGAAGGTAAGAAAAAAATTGCTAAAGACATGGGACTTGCTTTCACGGCCGATGAAATGAAAGAAGCTATTAAGGCTGATTCGAAATTGAGTGATGAGGATCTTGATACCGTTGCAGGTGGTGCTTCAGCCACATGGGTTACTGTCGGAGTCACCAGCGTCGGGGCTGCTGCTACATGTGGTTGGTAA
- a CDS encoding Nif11-like leader peptide family RiPP precursor — MSLDHAKKMLEKLKTDKDLMEKVKAADNEGKKKIAEDMGLTFTAEEMKEAIKADSSLSDEDLATVAGGASGTWVAVGAGAAGAAAACGW; from the coding sequence ATGTCATTAGATCACGCCAAAAAAATGCTCGAAAAGCTCAAAACAGACAAAGACCTTATGGAAAAAGTCAAAGCTGCGGATAATGAAGGTAAGAAAAAAATCGCCGAAGATATGGGCCTTACTTTCACAGCCGAAGAAATGAAAGAAGCTATCAAAGCTGATTCATCATTGAGTGATGAAGATCTTGCTACAGTTGCGGGCGGTGCTTCAGGTACATGGGTTGCAGTTGGAGCAGGCGCTGCCGGAGCTGCCGCTGCTTGCGGCTGGTAA
- a CDS encoding radical SAM protein, whose protein sequence is MHRTFEDLKMDHNFKNYINSFFMAKAVDYKKRHILEIELTNQCSIGCFYCGATTDCNPVFLDFESLCNTIRQFSESRINNSIIPQFSFTGGDPLEYPYFENLMIFLRDNNSNFSLKLNPSTITEPVYEMISNAACESVKLTFMGIRSQAKYRKKDSPEILSHVTRQFRKNGTPVVWHFSIGEFNRADLLDSLGFVLENKPDAVSIGRLARVGKLNEKNYPVDIQPGDFREFLKQMLLFLYNNKRHGLNLVFKEKLWVPFLCEEGLIETEDLFKPGARLGCDAIERLLVLTYSGDLIGCGLLPEPVLSKMVDNDFYNYISSINHKYELSENDPCSQCRYLNVCRGCRGVAGGSTENKDPQCWL, encoded by the coding sequence ATGCATAGAACCTTTGAAGATCTTAAAATGGATCACAATTTTAAAAATTATATAAACAGCTTTTTTATGGCAAAAGCTGTTGACTATAAAAAACGGCATATACTTGAGATAGAACTAACAAATCAATGTTCCATTGGGTGTTTCTACTGCGGCGCCACAACAGACTGCAATCCTGTTTTTCTGGATTTTGAATCTCTTTGTAATACAATCAGGCAGTTCTCCGAAAGCCGGATCAATAACTCCATTATTCCACAATTCTCTTTTACTGGCGGTGACCCTTTGGAGTATCCTTATTTTGAAAATCTTATGATATTCCTTCGTGATAATAATTCTAACTTCAGCCTGAAATTAAATCCATCCACAATTACTGAACCAGTCTATGAAATGATTTCAAACGCAGCCTGCGAGTCAGTCAAGTTGACTTTTATGGGTATTCGAAGTCAGGCAAAATACAGAAAAAAAGACTCTCCTGAAATATTAAGCCATGTAACAAGGCAGTTTCGTAAAAATGGAACTCCTGTTGTGTGGCATTTTTCCATAGGAGAATTCAACCGGGCAGATCTGCTTGATTCCCTTGGTTTTGTTTTGGAAAACAAACCTGATGCAGTATCCATTGGAAGGCTTGCAAGGGTTGGGAAGCTGAATGAAAAAAATTACCCTGTTGATATTCAGCCTGGGGATTTCAGGGAATTTTTGAAGCAGATGCTGCTTTTTCTTTACAACAATAAAAGGCATGGTTTAAATCTTGTCTTCAAGGAAAAGCTGTGGGTGCCTTTTCTTTGCGAGGAGGGGCTTATTGAAACAGAAGATTTGTTTAAACCAGGCGCAAGATTGGGATGTGACGCAATAGAAAGATTGCTGGTTTTGACATACTCCGGTGACTTGATAGGCTGCGGCCTTCTTCCTGAACCTGTTCTGTCAAAAATGGTTGATAATGATTTTTATAATTATATCAGCTCAATAAATCATAAATACGAACTTTCAGAAAATGATCCCTGCTCACAATGCAGATATCTGAATGTATGCAGGGGATGCCGCGGTGTAGCAGGAGGATCTACAGAAAATAAAGACCCCCAGTGCTGGCTCTAA